GATCTCACTGAACAACCGGCGAAAGGCATTGGCTCCGGAAGGCATGGCGGCACGTTCAGCCATTCGCCCGACGAAGCCAACGGCAAAGATGACCGTCTCCGGCCCCTCAGAATTCAGCGCCGGCCGGCAGGTCCGCCACCACTCCGGCGGCGACGATTTGTTTCCAATCGCGCAACTGCACGTGCTGCCCGGCGAGCCCCGCCGCCGCCTGACGGCCGGCCTGGCCGCCGATCACTGAGCGCGCGTCACACAACGCATCGCCGGAGCGCACGTCGTAAAAGAAGTCGACTTGGTTGATCGTGGCCACCTCGCGCGCCGCGATCGATCCTCGCACCTGCGGACGCGGCAAACGCGCGCCGCCCTGCACCGTGACCTTCGACTGCGGGGCGTGAATCAGCCCAGTGAATACGTCAAAGTCGCGCATCCGCACCTCGTGTCCACCGAGGGCGTGCACCACAAATCGCGCCGGCGGCCAGTCGCCACAGTTTACCGCCAGCACAATCGCTTCGTTCACGCAGAGAGTGAGCGTGGCATCACCGACCAGACGCAGCTCGCCCAGCCACTCCAGGCCCTGCTCTGCGTGCACGATGACTTGTCCCTCGATGGTGAGAGGCTGGTTCTGCGGCAGCTGCGAGAGGTCCTTAAAATGCACCAGGGTTTTGGCGGCCGGCTGACCGAGTTCGTAGACCGGCTGACCCGCGCCCGCGTCGGGCGGCGTGAGGCCGCCCAAGACCACCACACTGGTGCCGGTGCCGGTCATGTGTGGGTTGCCATGCTGACCCGGTTGGTGGGGATCACCGTGTTGCCCGGCCTGGTGCGGGTCGCCCGTGCCACCGACGATCAGGCCGCCCGTCTGCACGGTGCCGCCAGTCGTGGCCTTGCCCGTCGTCGCGCTGCCCGTCGACTTTCGCGTCCACCCCTCCTGACGCGCCCAGGTTGAATCCACTTGCGGCAGAACCGCCGGACAGAAATTACCCGCAAAATCCGCCGTGACCCGATTGTTATCAAAGCCCACCTGCGGCGGCGTATCCGGTCCCACCAGGAGGGTGCCACTTTCCGCCGGCCCTCCCGCCGGTCGCACCTGCGGGGTGCCCCCGCCGGTGCGGATCGTGCCGCGCACAAAACCATTTTGAATGCGGATCGCGCCATCCTGCGCCGAGGCCGTGCCGAGGGCGGCGTCGAAGCCAAAATTGTTATCCCAATCGGGGGCACCAAAATTTTCGCTGCTGTCGTAGCTCGCCACCCGCACGCCTTGGTCCGGCGCGTTGCGCAGTTCCATCTTATCCTGCACCGCGATCACATAACCCGGTCCGGTCAGCGGGCCTTCCAGCAAGGCCACCGTCGCCTGCACGGCACGCAGCGCCACCAACCCTTCGGCGTGTGTTGCCTGCGCCACCGAGCGCACGGTGTAGAGGTTGGAGTTGGGCGCACGCGTCAGCAGGATGCGTTGCGCGCCGGAGTTGCCGCGACCGAGATCGGTGTCCGCGGGCTTGAGCACTTCGAGCACACCTTGGTGCTCGATCCCGGCCACCGGATCGACCGCCCATTCGCCCGCTCGAATGCGTCGCGCGGCCTCCTCCAGACCGGACTCCGCCAGATAAAATGCGGCGTTCTCCAGGTGCGCGCGATGCGCTGTGTTGAGCTCGTTAAAAGCCGTTTTGTAGAGCCGCGCGGTCACGGTGATGAGCACCACCGCCAGGATCAGCGCGACCAGGAGGACCGAGCCCCGTTGCGACTGCATCCTCATGGCAACGCGATCCTCCGCAGCTGAAAGAGACTGGACGTGAACACCGCCGCGCTTCGCTCGATACCGCCGCCCGCCGAGTGATGATTCGGCACCAACGAGACCCGCACCGCGTTGACCTCCGCCGTGGTGGCCGCGACCTGTTCCACCCCGCCCACCCCGCGCCGGAAATAATGAAACGCGCCGTCGACCAACTGGTTCATCAGCACCCGTTCCTCGCCGCCTTCCTCCCGCCGAAATTCGCCCGCCGCCGCGTCCACCCGATACGTCACCACGCGCTCGTCCTTGGGGCCATCCTCGTAATAACGCACCCGCAACGTGAGCGCCTCCGGTCCCATGCTGACGAGGGCGACGGTGTTGCGCAGATCGAGCCCCAGTTGCTCCTGCACGAAGATGAAGCGGTTCACCTCCACCATGTCCTCCTGCGCCGCCACAAAACTCCGCTGCAGCGAGATGAAGGCCGTCAACACGCCCACCATCGCAAACGCCCCCAAGGTCGTCGCCAACAACACCTCCGCCAAGGTGAAGCCGCCCCGCCGATTCCGCTGTGCCTCAGCCCTCGCCCTCATAACTGATTCACCCCTTCGCGAAAAAAGTCCGCCACCACATCGAGTTCCCCGGTGTGGCTGTCGACCGTCCACAACACCCGCACACGCAGTCGCATATAATCCGGATCCACCTGCTGCGGCACCACCACCCAATCCACCGGATACACCCCGGCAACACTGGGCGCACGGACAGTTCCCTGCAGCTTCCCGGGATCCTGCAACTGTTGCTCCAACACCCCGTAGTCCATCGCCCGAAACTCCTCCACCTTGGAGCTCAACACCGTGTTGGCCCGCGCCGTCGCCTCCGCCACCACGGCCACTTCGCGGATCCGCACCGCCGCTGTCATCACCCCGGCAAACACCATCGCCAACACACACACGCCCAAGGCGACCTCCAGCAGGGTGAAGCCGGTGGCGGGCCGTCGAACTCTCGATTTCGAGTTGGGGCTGGAGCGAAACATGTCCGTAGTCGGGCTGAAGCGGACGCCAAGCCAGCAGCCTGCCCCGTTCGCGGCAAGCCGAGATGCCATTTCCCTGCATTTCTCGTCCCTCCCCTCGCTCGATTGACGGCTTTTGACTTGGCCGCACCTCCCCACCGCCGATGCTTCCGGGCTTTGTTCCGCTCATGCGCGCCTTGTTGATCACTCTCCTTACCACCGCCTTGCTCTCCGGCTGCACCGCTCTGCCGCAACGCACCCCCACCTACGGCCCTCACACCGAGTTTGCCGCGATCACCGACCCCAACCTCGCGGAGGTCAGCGGCATCGCCCCGTCCCGCCGCGAACCCGGCGTGTATTGGGTCCACAATGACAGCGGCGACACGCCGCGCATCTTTGCCCTCAACGCCCAGGGCCAGCGCCTCGGCACCGTCGAACTCGCCGGCGCCACCGCCATCGACTGGGAAGACATCGCCAGCTTCACCTACCAGGGCCAGGCGTGGTTGCTCATCGCCGATGTGGGCGACAACTACGGCCGCCGCGACGACTTGCGTTTCTATTTTCTGCCCGAGCCCGATCCCACGACGCTCCGCCCCGATACGCTCACGGTCGTCCGCCCGACCCACACGTGGAACGTCGCTTTCGCCGACGGCGCTCGCGACTGCGAAGGCGTGACCGTCTCCCCCGCCACCGGCGAGGTGCTGCTCATCTCCAAACGCACCGAACCGCCCGTGCTCTACACCCTGCCGCTGCACTTCGACGCCACGCCGTCAACCGCCCGCCACGTCGCCCGTCGGGTCACGCCGTTGCCCGGCATCGCCGCCCCCACCACGCTCGAACGCGCCCTGCCCGGCCGCCTCGGTCAGTTCCGCTCCCAAGTCACCGCCTTCGACCTCTGCGCCGACGGCACCTGCGCCGCCGTGCTCACCTACGGCAACATCTGGATCTACCAACGCCAGCCCGGCGAAACTTGGACCGACACCTTCACCCGCGACCCCGCGCGCATTCCGATCTCCGGCCTCACTCAAGCCGAAGCGATCTGTTTCGAGGCCGACAACCACGACCTCATCGTCACCACCGAACGCCTCCCCGCCCCCCTCCTGCGCTACGAAGCGAAATAGAGCGCCCCAACCAAATCTTTCTCTTTCCTCTTTATCTTTCTCTTTATCTGACGGCGCGGAGCGCCGCCCTTCTGAGCGTGCGGTTGGGTCCGACTCGTGGAGAGAAAGAGAAAGACGAAAGAGAAAGATGCCGCCGGTGACGGCTACTCCACCCGCACCGGCTGCCCCGTCTCACCCGACTGATACAGCGCGGTGATCAGCGCCACGGCCTTGCGCGACTCGGGTCCATCGATGTGCAGCGGCCGCTGCTCGCGGATCGCGTCCACCAAATCTTCGATCTGGCGTTTGTGACCTTCGATCGAAATGCCCGCCGGGTTCGACGCGCCGGAGCCCAGCTCCGCCGAACCCGCCTCCCGGATCTTGGCGTCGCCCGGTTCCTCATCCCGAAATTTCCATTCGGTGATCACACCGTCCTCCAGCCGCACCGAGCCGTTTTCGCCACACAACTCGATCCGCAGCGACCAACCGGGCCACGCCGCCGTCGTCGCTTCGATCGTGCCCAGCGCCCCGCTCGGAAAACGCAGCACCGCCACCGCTGTATCCTCTGCCTCAATACCGGTGTGCACGCGCCGCGTTTTGAACGCACTCACTTCCTCCGGCAGCCCCGCAAACCACTGCAGCAGGTCCACACCGTGGATGGCTTGGTTCATCACCGCACCACCACCGTCGAGCTTGAGCGTCCCCTTCCACGGTGAGCCTTTGTAATATTCCTCCGTGCGGAACCACTTCACGTAACAGCCCGCCGTCGCCAGTCGCCCAAAGCGTCCCGCATCGAGCGCGGCTTTGATCGTGCGCGCGCCGTCGCTGAAGCGTTGCTGGAAAATCGGCGCCAGCTTCACGCCCGCCATGCGCGCTTCGCTGATGAGTTTGTCCGCCCGCGCCGTGGTCGCCTCGATCGGTTTCTCCACCACCACGTGTTTGCCCGCGCGAATCGCCACCAGCGCCGGTTCCAAATGCGCGCCACTCGGCGTCGTAATGCAGACCGCATCCACATCGGGCCGCGCCACCATCTCTTCGACGGTCGAGGTCAGCGCCACCGCGCCATGCTTCGCCGCGAAGGCCGGCCCCTTTTCCGGCGACCGGCTCACCACCCCGACCAGGCGGGCACCGTCGACAGCGTTGATGGCTTGGGCATGCACACCGGCAATCATGCCGGTGCCGACGATGGCGAATCCGAGGGGGTGATCAGACATGCCGCCATCAAAGCCCGTCCGTCACCCCCGCGTCGAGCGGAAGTCTTGAGCAACCGTTTCGTCGGCAGCGGTGAAGATTTTCCACCGTCGCTGCAACAGACCGAACCGACTTCGCGAACAAAGACCTAGAACCCGCTTGGCCGCGCTCTCCCGCGACCCTGTCCCAAACGCTGTCCTCATGAAAAAACGCTCTGCTCCCGCCGCTTTTACCATGGCGTGCCTCCTTCCGGTCTTGGCTTCCCTGGCTCAGGCCCAGTTCACCACGGCTTCCGGCACAGGCCTGACCCTGATCGCCGACAGTTCCAACATGCCTGATTTCTATAATTTCACGCCCGAGTTCGGCAGCGTGTCCGTGTCGAACGGCCAGGTGGCCTTTGCGGTCGACGGCTGGAACAAGGGCGTGCTGCTCACCAGCACCAGCGGCGGCGGCGCCTTCACCGTCATCGCGTCGGATGCCACCGACGTTCCCGGCGCGACGACCGGCACCAAATTTTCCAGCTTCAACGGCGTCACGCTGCACAACGGCACCGTCACCTTCAGCGGCAGCGGCGCCTCCTTCAGCAGCCAGGGCGTGTTTTCCGGCAACGGCGGCGCCCTGACCACCCGGCTGTATTATGGCGATACCCCCACCAACGCCTCCGGCAGCCTGAACGGCATCTCCACCAGCTCGCCCGGCATCGGCGCCAACGGCACAATCCTGACCACCGCCTCCACCTCCGGCGCTCAGAACCTCGTCACCATCACCAGCGGCGGCGCCCAAACCGTCGTGCTCGCCCCTGGCGACACGATCCCCGACGGCAATGGCTACGCCGGCGGCACCGCGTCGACTTCCGGCCTCAGCAATGCCCGGATCGTCACCACCGGCGATCTCGCCCTGCACACCTTCGCCTCCAGCGGCACTCAAAACGGTTCCTCCTTCACCAACCGCAGCGGCCTCATGTTCACTGACCTGCAATCCGGCGACCAATCCGTTTTCTTCGCCAATGAGATGCCCCGCCCCGGTGCGTCCGGTTACCCGCAGATCAACCTGACCTCCTTCGACATGACCAGCGCCGGCATCGCCTTCACCGTGCGCAGCGCCGACTTCCAGTCGGATCTCTATTTCAGCACCGACAACGTGTTCGGCGCCTCGGATTTTCTGCTCAGTAGCGACTCCTCGCTCGATCCCGATGCGCCCATCGACTTCAGCTCGATCGGCTCGGTGGCCATTCTCGGCACGGGGGAAATCGCCTTTGAGGGGGTGACCGCCGGCGGCGAAGGACTCTACGCGATCGACCCCGTCACCGGCACGCTGCGCACCCTGCTCGAGACCGGCGAAAGCATCAACGGCGACGTTGTATCCGGCATTACGTTCACGGGCGCCTCCGCCGACAGCAGCGATTTCCTCGTCGTGCTCGAATTCGCGGCCTCCGACCCGGGACTCTACGCGCTCTCCGGCGTGGGACTTTCCGCCGTGCCCGAACCCTCCACCTACGCAGCCCTCTTTGGCGCCGGCGCGCTCGGTTTTGCCTGGTGGCGTCGCCGTCGCGCCGGCGCGGCCAGCGCCTCCGCGAGCTGATTTTCGCTCTCATCCGCAGTTCCTATATCACGTCCACCGAGCAGGGGTTACCCCGCTCGGCGGACGTTTCGTTTACCGTTTCCCGGTCATTTTTGAAGTCCTGACATTGACCCACCCATACGGGCGGGTTTGCTGGCGCCCATCTCATGGTGTCGTCATTCCCGCAACGGCCTGAGCGAACACCGTTTCGCCTCGGGCGCTCGGCTATAACCCTGCTGGTTTTACTGGCCGCCGCGAGCCCCTCCGTCGCCGCGCCCACCGAACTCGACGCGCTCTTCGCCGCCCGTGATTGGCCGGCCTACGAAGCCGCGCTTGCCACCTCGCTCGAAGCTCCCACGTCTTCAGCACTCGACCGCGCCATCGCCACCGTCCGGCTCGCGTCATTCCGCCATGCGATTCGCCAACAGGGTTTCGCCGAATCCGTCGAGTCACTCCCGCCGGCCATCGCCACGCTCGAAACCGCCGCGCCCTCCAGCCCTTGGCTCGCCGAAGGTCACGCCCAACTCGCCACCGCCTTCTACCGTCTGCAACGCATCCCCGACGCCGTGGCCCCCGCCACCGCCGGCGCCGATCTCGCCCGCCGTCTGCTCGCCACCGCCGACCTCGACGAGACCACCCGTATCCGCCTCTACACCGCCTTCAACGTCCGCGCCTCCATCCACATGCTCTCCGGCGAAGAGGCCGCCGCCAGCGCGCTCTTCGACGAGACCATCACCGCCCTCGAAACCCTCGCGCCCAACCACCCGCAGCTCGGCTCCGCCTACGTCAACCACGGCCTCATTCTCTACAACTTCGGCCGCTTCCGCGAACTCGCCGACGCCATGACCAAGGCCGGGCGCATCTTCGCCGACGGCGCCAACCCCGTCGCCCTTGCCGCCACCCGCACCAACCACGGCCTCGCGCTCAACCAACTCGGCCGCTACGCCGAAGCTGAACCGCTGCTCGCCGATGGCGTCGCCCGCTTCGAAGCCATCGGCGCCTCCCGCGCTCCCATCTACGCCAACGCCATTCAAAACTGGGGCATCGCCGCCGGTTACCTCGGCCAAACCGACGCCGCTCTCGCCCGCATCAACACCGCCCTCGAACTCCGCACCGCCCTCTATGGCGAAGACCACTTCGAGGTCGCCGTCACCCTCGCCCACCGCGCCCGCGTTCACCTCCAGGCCGGCGACTTCACCGCCGCCGTGGCCGACTCCACCCCCGCCGCCGACCTCACCGCCGCGCTCGCCGATCCCACTGCCCACCTCGACCTCGAGTTAACCGTCCTCGACGTCCACCTGCGCTGCCTCGCCGCCGCCGGTCGTATCGACGATCTCCACGCCATCTACCCGCGCTACGTCGACCGCCTCGAACGCTTCACCCGCCATCAGCTCGCTTACGGCCACGAAGGCGAACGCCTCGGTTTTCTCGATCGCCACGATCCGGTGTCCGCTGCCCTCGCGACCGGCGACGCCTCTCTCGTCGGTGAAGCCCTGCTGCACTATCGCGGACTCGTTTCCGCCGCCTTCATCGAAGACGTGCAACTCGCCGCCCAAGCCGACGCCGCCGACCTCGCCGCCTGGCGTGCTGCCCTGCGCTCACCCGAGACCGACACCTCCACCCTCGCCGCCCTCGAAGCCCGCCTCGCCACCAGCGCCACCGAACTCGGCGCCCCCCGCCGCGCGCTCGACCTCCACCTCGCCGACCTCACCCCGCAGCTCCAACCCGGCGACACCGTCCTCGTTTTCTTCCTCCATCAACCGTGGGCCGACGGCCCGACCGCGCCGACGCACTACGGCGCGTGGACACTCAGCCCCGGCCAAACCGCGCCCACCCTCCACGACCTCGGTCCCCGCGCCAAGCTCGACGCCGGCATCGCCGCGTTCCTGACCAGCTTCGATCCCAACGCCCCCGCCGTGCAAAGCCTCGCCGCCCGCCTGCACGCGCTCCTGCCCGCCACCACGCGCCGCGCCCTCATCGTGCCCGAAGCCTCGCTGCACCAACTGCCCTTCGCCGCGCTGCCCTACGACGCCGATTCCTTTTGGGCTGAGCACCTCAGCGTCCTGCATCTCACCTCGCCGCGAGACCTGATCCCAACTACTATCGCGATTGCCTCACCGGACACGCCTCACTTCGCCGCCATCGGCGCGCCCGATTTCGGTTCCTCCACTTGGGCACCGCTGCCCGCCGCCGCCCTCGAAGTCGACCAACTCACCACCGCCGCCACTGCCGCCGGTTGGACGACTCACCCCGCGACCGCGGCCGACGCCACCGAAACCCAACTCCGCGCCCTCTCAGCCGACACCACTCACCTTCACCTCGCCACCCACGGCTTCGCCCTCGCCGACCGCGCCGACACCGAGCCTTCCGAACGCCTCGCCGCCAGCGGCCTCATCCTCGCCCAACCCCGCTTCGACGCTTGGACCGACGGCCGCACCGAGTTGCCCCTCGACCCGACCGACGGCGTTTTGACCGCGCTCGAAATCATGCCCCTCGACCTGCGCGGCGTGCAGCTCGTCACCCTCGCCGCCTGCACCTCCGCCAACGGCAGCATCGCGCCCAACGAGGGCCTCTACGGTCTGCCCCAAGCCTTCCGCCGCGCCGGCGCCGGCTCCGTGGTCGCCGCCCTCTGGCCAATCGACGACGACGCCGCCCGCGACTGGATGATCGCCTTCTACGAGCAACTCTTTGCTGGCGCCTCGATCGACGCCGCCTTCGCCGCCACCCAAGCCGCCCAACTCCGCGCCATTGCCGCCGACCAGGGCCCGGCCGCCGCCATCCGCCGCGCCGGCGCGTGGATGCTCAGTTATCGCGCTCCGCATGCCGACTGAGTCCCCCGCCTCCTTGGCCGCACTCCGTCGCGGCGACCCCGCCGCCTGGCGCACGGTCTACCACGCGCAGTGGCCGCGCGCGTGGAGCGCCGCCGCCAAATACCTGCGCGACCCCCGCGACCGCGAGGACGTCGCCAGCCACGCCCTGCAACAGCTCTCCACCCAGATCGCGAATCTTAAGAGTATGGCCCACCTCGACGCCATGGTCATCGTGCTCACCCAACGCCGCGCCATCTCGCTGCTGCGTGAGTTGACCGCGCAAAAACGCGCCGACGTCGCCCCCGCCAGCCTCGATGCCCTCGAGGGTGGCATCGACACCAACCGCCTCGAGGACACCCATCCCCTGCTCCCGCCCGATCACGGCACCCCGGCCGAAGCCGCCACCCGCCGCCTCGACCTGCAACACTGCCTCGCCGACCTGCCCGCCGCCGACCGCGACCTGCTCCACGCCTACTTCGTCGACGACCGCAGCTCCGCCGAAATCGCCGCCGCCACCGGCGCCAACCCCAACACGCTCCGCAGCCGGGTCTTGCGCCTGCTCGGCCACCTGCGCGACCGTTTCGAGTCCACCTCCCCATGAGCGCCGAACGCGACCAGTTTGAACAACTCGTCATCGCGTGCCTCGAAGCACCCGACGATACGACCGCGCGCGCCCAACTCGACGCTCTGCTCACCGCCCACCCCGAATGGATCGCCGACCGCACCGAGATCGAAACCCTCTGGCACGCCGCCCACCTCACCGCGCCCACCCTCGGCGAAACCCCCGTGCCCAACGCGCCCGCCCTGCCCCCGGAAATCGAAGCCCGCCTGATGGAGGCGCACTCCAACACCGCCAAAGTCGTCCGGGTCTCGTTTCGCACCAGCTGGTGGATGGCTGCCGCCGCTGCCATCGCTGTGCTGCTCACCCTCTTCCTTTGGCCCCGCGGCGGCGGCGGCTGGACGCTTGACGCCCAAGGCCAACTCACCACCCGCGACGCCGCCGACGCCCTGCTCGCCTACGCCGACGGCCAATGGACCCAGGTCGGCGCATGGGACACCACCATCGATCCCGCGCAACGCGCCACCCTCGAATATCTCACCGGCCAAGCTACCAACGCCAAGCCCAGCCGCCCGCGTTCGGCCAATGCCGTGGAAGTCTGGTCACCCCTGCGTATTCACTCCGGCGATACCGAGTTTCTGCTCTACTCGCCCATCGACCGCACGGTGCAGCTCGAAGTGCGCGCCTTCGAATCCTCCGCACCGTTGTGGTCGACCAGCGTCACCCTGACCGCCGGTCAACCGCAGTCCGTGCCCGCCCCGTCCCTGCCGCCTGCGGTGGCTTACGACCTCTTCCTCACCCCTGCCGACTCCCCCCTCGCTCAGCAGCACCTGCGCTTTGGTCAAACGATCGCCACGCCCAGCGCCGACACCCCCGTGCCGCTTTGGGCCGCGCAAAACCTCCTGCAAAACAACCCGCCCGTCGGCGAACTCATCGTCCGCCTCCTCCCCGCCGCAAAGGACTCAGCGGGCGCCCGCCAACTCCTCCGCGCCATCGCCGCCGGTTACGATCTCCCCAACCTCGCCGCCTACGTGGGCAAGCTACACTCCGAATAACCCACCCCCGCCCGCGCTCCCCCTGCTCCTCGGCATCCCGCATCCCGCATCCCGTATCCCGTATCCCGCATCCCGCATCCCGCATCCCGCCTCACAACCCCTTCGTCAGAAAGATCGCCTCCCCGGCGCCGTCCTGCAGCGCATAGCGCTTGAAG
This portion of the Actomonas aquatica genome encodes:
- a CDS encoding pilus assembly PilX family protein; this translates as MQSQRGSVLLVALILAVVLITVTARLYKTAFNELNTAHRAHLENAAFYLAESGLEEAARRIRAGEWAVDPVAGIEHQGVLEVLKPADTDLGRGNSGAQRILLTRAPNSNLYTVRSVAQATHAEGLVALRAVQATVALLEGPLTGPGYVIAVQDKMELRNAPDQGVRVASYDSSENFGAPDWDNNFGFDAALGTASAQDGAIRIQNGFVRGTIRTGGGTPQVRPAGGPAESGTLLVGPDTPPQVGFDNNRVTADFAGNFCPAVLPQVDSTWARQEGWTRKSTGSATTGKATTGGTVQTGGLIVGGTGDPHQAGQHGDPHQPGQHGNPHMTGTGTSVVVLGGLTPPDAGAGQPVYELGQPAAKTLVHFKDLSQLPQNQPLTIEGQVIVHAEQGLEWLGELRLVGDATLTLCVNEAIVLAVNCGDWPPARFVVHALGGHEVRMRDFDVFTGLIHAPQSKVTVQGGARLPRPQVRGSIAAREVATINQVDFFYDVRSGDALCDARSVIGGQAGRQAAAGLAGQHVQLRDWKQIVAAGVVADLPAGAEF
- a CDS encoding PulJ/GspJ family protein, producing MRARAEAQRNRRGGFTLAEVLLATTLGAFAMVGVLTAFISLQRSFVAAQEDMVEVNRFIFVQEQLGLDLRNTVALVSMGPEALTLRVRYYEDGPKDERVVTYRVDAAAGEFRREEGGEERVLMNQLVDGAFHYFRRGVGGVEQVAATTAEVNAVRVSLVPNHHSAGGGIERSAAVFTSSLFQLRRIALP
- a CDS encoding type II secretion system protein, translating into MFRSSPNSKSRVRRPATGFTLLEVALGVCVLAMVFAGVMTAAVRIREVAVVAEATARANTVLSSKVEEFRAMDYGVLEQQLQDPGKLQGTVRAPSVAGVYPVDWVVVPQQVDPDYMRLRVRVLWTVDSHTGELDVVADFFREGVNQL
- a CDS encoding Gfo/Idh/MocA family protein, translated to MSDHPLGFAIVGTGMIAGVHAQAINAVDGARLVGVVSRSPEKGPAFAAKHGAVALTSTVEEMVARPDVDAVCITTPSGAHLEPALVAIRAGKHVVVEKPIEATTARADKLISEARMAGVKLAPIFQQRFSDGARTIKAALDAGRFGRLATAGCYVKWFRTEEYYKGSPWKGTLKLDGGGAVMNQAIHGVDLLQWFAGLPEEVSAFKTRRVHTGIEAEDTAVAVLRFPSGALGTIEATTAAWPGWSLRIELCGENGSVRLEDGVITEWKFRDEEPGDAKIREAGSAELGSGASNPAGISIEGHKRQIEDLVDAIREQRPLHIDGPESRKAVALITALYQSGETGQPVRVE
- a CDS encoding PEP-CTERM sorting domain-containing protein, which produces MASLAQAQFTTASGTGLTLIADSSNMPDFYNFTPEFGSVSVSNGQVAFAVDGWNKGVLLTSTSGGGAFTVIASDATDVPGATTGTKFSSFNGVTLHNGTVTFSGSGASFSSQGVFSGNGGALTTRLYYGDTPTNASGSLNGISTSSPGIGANGTILTTASTSGAQNLVTITSGGAQTVVLAPGDTIPDGNGYAGGTASTSGLSNARIVTTGDLALHTFASSGTQNGSSFTNRSGLMFTDLQSGDQSVFFANEMPRPGASGYPQINLTSFDMTSAGIAFTVRSADFQSDLYFSTDNVFGASDFLLSSDSSLDPDAPIDFSSIGSVAILGTGEIAFEGVTAGGEGLYAIDPVTGTLRTLLETGESINGDVVSGITFTGASADSSDFLVVLEFAASDPGLYALSGVGLSAVPEPSTYAALFGAGALGFAWWRRRRAGAASASAS
- a CDS encoding CHAT domain-containing protein; protein product: MVSSFPQRPERTPFRLGRSAITLLVLLAAASPSVAAPTELDALFAARDWPAYEAALATSLEAPTSSALDRAIATVRLASFRHAIRQQGFAESVESLPPAIATLETAAPSSPWLAEGHAQLATAFYRLQRIPDAVAPATAGADLARRLLATADLDETTRIRLYTAFNVRASIHMLSGEEAAASALFDETITALETLAPNHPQLGSAYVNHGLILYNFGRFRELADAMTKAGRIFADGANPVALAATRTNHGLALNQLGRYAEAEPLLADGVARFEAIGASRAPIYANAIQNWGIAAGYLGQTDAALARINTALELRTALYGEDHFEVAVTLAHRARVHLQAGDFTAAVADSTPAADLTAALADPTAHLDLELTVLDVHLRCLAAAGRIDDLHAIYPRYVDRLERFTRHQLAYGHEGERLGFLDRHDPVSAALATGDASLVGEALLHYRGLVSAAFIEDVQLAAQADAADLAAWRAALRSPETDTSTLAALEARLATSATELGAPRRALDLHLADLTPQLQPGDTVLVFFLHQPWADGPTAPTHYGAWTLSPGQTAPTLHDLGPRAKLDAGIAAFLTSFDPNAPAVQSLAARLHALLPATTRRALIVPEASLHQLPFAALPYDADSFWAEHLSVLHLTSPRDLIPTTIAIASPDTPHFAAIGAPDFGSSTWAPLPAAALEVDQLTTAATAAGWTTHPATAADATETQLRALSADTTHLHLATHGFALADRADTEPSERLAASGLILAQPRFDAWTDGRTELPLDPTDGVLTALEIMPLDLRGVQLVTLAACTSANGSIAPNEGLYGLPQAFRRAGAGSVVAALWPIDDDAARDWMIAFYEQLFAGASIDAAFAATQAAQLRAIAADQGPAAAIRRAGAWMLSYRAPHAD
- a CDS encoding RNA polymerase sigma factor encodes the protein MPTESPASLAALRRGDPAAWRTVYHAQWPRAWSAAAKYLRDPRDREDVASHALQQLSTQIANLKSMAHLDAMVIVLTQRRAISLLRELTAQKRADVAPASLDALEGGIDTNRLEDTHPLLPPDHGTPAEAATRRLDLQHCLADLPAADRDLLHAYFVDDRSSAEIAAATGANPNTLRSRVLRLLGHLRDRFESTSP